The following are encoded together in the Apodemus sylvaticus chromosome 11, mApoSyl1.1, whole genome shotgun sequence genome:
- the Rasl10a gene encoding ras-like protein family member 10A: MGGSLRVAVLGAPGVGKTAIIRQFLFGDYPECHRPTDGPRLYRPAVLLDGAVYDLSIRDGDVAGPGSSPRSLEEWPDPKDWSLQDTDAFVLVYDICSPDSFDYVKALRQRIAENRPAGAPEAPILVVGNKRDRQRLRFGPRRALATLVRRGWRCGYLECSAKYNWHVLRLFRELLRCALVRTRPAHPALRLQGALHPARCSLM; this comes from the exons ATGGGCGGCAGCCTGCGGGTGGCTGTTCTGGGTGCTCCGGGAGTGGGCAAGACCGCCATCATCCGCCAGTTCTTGTTTGGTGACTATCCTGAGTGCCACCGACCCACGGACGGTCCCCGCCTCTACCGGCCCGCGGTGCTGCTCGACGGAGCTGTCTACGACCTGAGTATCCGCGACGGTGACGTCGCTGGACCCGGCTCGAGCCCCAGGAGTCTTGAG GAGTGGCCGGACCCTAAAGACTGGAGCTTGCAGGACACAGACGCCTTCGTGCTGGTCTACGACATCTGCAGCCCCGACAGTTTCGACTATGTGAAAGCCCTGAGGCAGCGCATAGCGGAAAACAG GCCGGCGGGAGCGCCAGAGGCACCCATCCTGGTGGTAGGCAACAAGCGGGACCGTCAGCGGCTGCGCTTCGGACCTCGTCGTGCACTGGCCACCCTGGTCCGCAGGGGCTGGCGCTGTGGCTACCTCGAGTGCTCAGCCAAATACAACTGGCACGTGCTGCGTCTCTTCCGAGAGCTTCTGCGTTGTGCTTTGGTGCGCACACGTCCTGCGCATCCCGCCCTGCGCCTGCAGGGGGCGCTGCACCCAGCGCGCTGCAGCCTCATGTGA
- the Gas2l1 gene encoding GAS2-like protein 1 produces MADPVAGIAGSAAKSVRPFRSSEAYVEAMKEDLADWLNALYSLGLPGSGDGFLTGLATGTTLCQHANAVTEAARALAAARPSRGVVFQAHSVAPGSFMARDNVASFIGWCRAELGVPEVLMFETEDLVLRKNEKSVVLCLLEVARRGARLGLLAPRLVQFEQEIERELRATPQVSSVPAAEEDVTEIVTVPGAPARTPRMTPNDLRNLDELVREILGRCTCPDQFPMIKVSEGKYRVGDSSLLIFVRVLRSHVMVRVGGGWDTLEHYLDKHDPCRCSSTTHHRLPQQRAGTFSPQRGSPTPSPRPGSPVPGSERRSSRPEVTPISLRSTKEGPETPLRPRDQLPPLPRSRRYSGDSDSSASSAQSCPMGARNDDSATGSRRERPSHRPTPAPPASPRRPPAPRSQSRERLDRGRPRMAPGGRGAQLATSSPAQRTRSQSRDEQAVLVVRRDRDGQHSCVARGKGGGGTGGSGRSTPQTPRARSPAAPRPSRGPSPGPELAATPASLFRTPLQIDPQQEQQLIRRLEEEFLANARALEAEASHTPMGPAPDPPAPDSAYCSSSSSSSSLSVLGGKCGQPGESGRAANGLPGPRCQALSSSSDEGSPCLAVGGAPDATRSSLAGPEPSLTWARGRMDTQPDRKPSRIPTPRGPRRPSGPTELGTWHALHSVTPKTEPDSSM; encoded by the exons ATGGCGGACCCAGTGGCGGGCATCGCAGGCTCGGCCGCCAAGAGTGTGCGACCCTTCCGATCCAGTGAGGCCTATGTGGAAGCCATGAAGGAAGACCTGGCCGATTGGCTCAATGCTTTGTACAGTCTAGGTCTCCCCGGCAGTGGCGACGGCTTCCTCACGGGGCTGGCCACAGGCACAACCCTGTGCCAACATGCCAACGCTGTCACCGAGGCTGCCCGGGCTCTGGCTGCCGCCCGTCCAAGCCGAGGTGTGGTCTTCCAGGCACACAGTGTGGCGCCCGGCTCCTTCATGGCCCGAGACAACGTGGCCTCCTTCATCGGCTGGTGCCGGGCTGAGCTGGGCGTGCCTGAAGTGCTCATGTTTGAGACCGAGGACCTGGTACTGCGCAAGAACGAGAAGAGCGTGGTGTTGTGCCTGCTCGAGGTGGCCCGCCGCGGGGCGCGCCTCGGCCTGCTCGCCCCGAGGCTGGTACAGTTCGAGCAGGAGATCGAGCGGGAGCTTCGAGCTACCCCTCAGGTCTCCAGCGTCCCTGCTGCTGAAGAGGATGTCACGGAAATTGTCACTGTACCGGGGGCTCCCGCCCGCACACCCCGCATGACGCCCAATGACCTTCGAAACCTTGATGAGCTG GTAAgggagatcctgggcaggtgCACCTGCCCCGACCAGTTTCCCATGATCAAGGTCTCCGAGGGCAAGTACCGCGTGGGAGACTCCAGCTTGCTCATCTTCGTGAGG GTGCTGAGGAGTCACGTGATGGTGCGAGTGGGCGGTGGCTGGGACACACTGGAGCACTACCTAGACAAGCACGACCCTTGCCGCTGCTCTTCTACTA CCCACCACCGTCTGCCCCAGCAGAGGGCCGGGACTTTCTCCCCGCAGAGGGGCTCGCCCACTCCTAGTCCCCGCCCCGGAAGCCCGGTTCCCGGGAGTGAGCGCCGGAGCTCCCGGCCCGAAGTAACCCCCATCAGCCTGCGAAGCACAAAGGAGGGGCCCGAGACCCCGCTCAG GCCCCGCGATCagctgccccccctcccccgctcccGCCGCTACTCCGGGGACAGtgactcctcagcctcctcagcccaGAGCTGCCCCATGGGTGCCCGCAACGACGATTCAGCCACCGGGTCCCGGAGGGAACGGCCCAGCCACCGGCCGACCCCCGCTCCTCCGGCCTCCCCGAGACGGCCGCCCGCCCCTCGCAGCCAGTCTCGAGAGCGGCTGGACCGGGGACGGCCCCGCATGGCCCCGGGAGGCCGAGGCGCTCAGCTGGCCACCTCCAGCCCGGCACAGCGCACCCGCAGCCAGAGCCGCGACGAACAGGCGGTACTGGTGGTGCGCAGGGACCGAGACGGCCAGCACTCGTGCGTGGCCCGGGGCAAGGGTGGCGGGGGGACAGGGGGCTCTGGAAGGAGTACCCCGCAGACTCCGCGTGCCCGTAGCCCTGCTGCACCCCGGCCTTCCAGGGGCCCCAGCCCAGGCCCAGAGCTGGCCGCCACACCTGCCAGCCTCTTCCGCACGCCCCTGCAGATTGACccacagcaggagcagcagctgaTCAGGCGCCTGGAAGAGGAATTCCTGGCCAATGCCCGCGCCTTGGAGGCTGAGGCCAGCCATACCCCCATGGGACCAGCCCCTGACCCTCCAGCCCCGGACTCTGCTTACTGTTCATCCAGCTCCTCGTCTTCCTCACTCAGTGTCCTGGGTGGCAAGTGCGGCCAACCCGGGGAATCAGGCCGCGCAGCCAATGGGCTGCCTGGGCCCCGCTGCCAAGCTCTGTCCAGCTCTTCCGATGAGGGCAGCCCCTGCCTTGCCGTGGGAGGGGCACCGGATGCAACCAGGAGCTCTTTGGCAGGCCCAGAACCCTCACTGACCTGGGCAAGGGGGCGGATGGACACACAACCAGACCGTAAACCCTCACGCATACCCACACCTCGGGGACCCCGCCGCCCATCGGGACCCACAGAGCTCGGGACTTGGCATGCCCTGCATTCGGTCACCCCAAAGACCGAGCCAGATTCTTCAATGTGA